A single genomic interval of Candidatus Hydrogenedentota bacterium harbors:
- a CDS encoding biotin transporter BioY has translation MNNTHAIAVDRPQLRDRWWVALGEIIAVAGLIMLAAHVRIPLPWTPIPVTLQTLPVLAAGYVVGRNRATWGVLYYLALGLAGAPMFTMTLGPTVGYLLAFIAVPWIVTSIKSPAWGLLAATATIYILGTIWLCLWLGIGVGAGLLMAVVPFVPADIVKAAVAYGIASRSTR, from the coding sequence CACACACGCTATTGCCGTAGATCGTCCGCAGCTTCGTGACCGTTGGTGGGTGGCACTGGGAGAGATTATTGCCGTCGCAGGGCTGATCATGCTCGCGGCGCATGTTCGCATACCCTTGCCGTGGACACCCATTCCCGTGACACTTCAGACCTTGCCCGTGTTGGCGGCAGGGTATGTGGTAGGAAGGAACCGCGCAACCTGGGGCGTGCTGTACTACTTGGCGCTCGGGCTTGCCGGGGCTCCCATGTTCACCATGACTCTGGGTCCTACTGTCGGTTACCTGCTGGCTTTCATCGCTGTACCGTGGATCGTCACTTCGATCAAGTCACCGGCTTGGGGACTGCTTGCCGCCACGGCCACTATCTATATACTCGGCACCATTTGGCTCTGCCTGTGGCTCGGAATCGGCGTCGGCGCGGGTCTGCTTATGGCGGTTGTGCCCTTCGTGCCCGCGGACATCGTGAAGGCGGCAGTCGCTTACGGCATCGCCAGCCGATCAACCCGCTAG